One genomic segment of Nonomuraea coxensis DSM 45129 includes these proteins:
- a CDS encoding polymorphic toxin-type HINT domain-containing protein, which yields MKDGTLKAIEDVRIGDTVMATDPETETTSAKAVTALLANEGGKNLVELTIRTSDGGDTKTGEGDQAASTVTATYQHPFWIPDLREWVDASDLRPGMWLRTSAGTHVQVTAVRKWSATQQVHNLTVADLHTYYVLAGQTPVLAHNASCPTFTTGKRISGPLPDAGQTSLYALVKPSSGELLKWGISKNPVGRYKNSEYEGGAGMVILKNYDSRQDALDVERYMTERHPGPLNFGPHRGSVASTQSWEKDLQHVTGGGFFRDRDGW from the coding sequence ATGAAGGACGGCACCCTCAAGGCCATCGAGGACGTCAGGATCGGTGACACCGTCATGGCAACGGATCCCGAGACTGAAACGACGTCAGCGAAAGCCGTGACGGCACTCCTTGCCAACGAAGGCGGTAAAAATCTCGTTGAGCTGACCATCCGGACAAGCGACGGAGGCGACACGAAGACAGGCGAGGGCGACCAGGCCGCCAGCACGGTGACCGCCACCTACCAGCACCCGTTCTGGATTCCCGACCTGCGGGAATGGGTCGATGCCAGCGACCTCCGGCCAGGCATGTGGCTGCGAACCTCCGCTGGAACGCACGTCCAGGTCACGGCCGTCAGAAAGTGGAGCGCCACCCAGCAGGTACACAACCTGACTGTCGCCGACCTGCACACGTACTATGTGCTGGCGGGGCAGACTCCGGTCCTGGCTCACAACGCATCCTGTCCGACCTTCACCACTGGAAAGCGAATCAGCGGCCCGCTTCCCGACGCTGGACAGACCTCTCTGTACGCCCTAGTGAAACCCTCGAGCGGCGAATTGCTCAAGTGGGGAATCTCTAAGAATCCCGTCGGTCGCTACAAGAACTCAGAATACGAGGGTGGCGCTGGGATGGTAATCCTCAAGAATTACGACTCTCGACAGGATGCTCTTGACGTAGAGCGGTACATGACGGAGAGGCATCCGGGGCCGCTGAATTTTGGACCACATAGAGGCTCTGTGGCATCTACCCAGTCTTGGGAGAAGGATCTACAGCATGTCACTGGCGGTGGGTTCTTCAGGGACCGCGACG